From a single Natronorubrum tibetense GA33 genomic region:
- a CDS encoding SPW repeat domain-containing protein: MNDSNSNDRDPETASGTHGGTGREDRGEAPADDVDSGTGVGDRDDPGRDPRDDATQIANEERRRKVSVISAIVAVIGAWVVLSVVALYDVSQAAFWNNVLVGSVVVLAAGYNYYRVVNDIPLSVGVSGLVALLGIWLIVSPALLEMQAGLGLTTSPFWSTLGSGLLIAALAGYNAYDARDARRVATESSRV, translated from the coding sequence ATGAACGACTCGAACAGCAACGACCGCGATCCGGAAACCGCAAGCGGAACCCACGGCGGAACCGGGCGCGAGGATCGCGGGGAGGCGCCGGCCGACGACGTCGACTCCGGAACCGGCGTCGGCGATCGGGATGATCCCGGCCGCGACCCGCGCGACGACGCCACACAGATCGCGAACGAGGAACGGCGGCGCAAGGTCTCGGTTATCAGCGCGATCGTCGCCGTCATCGGCGCGTGGGTCGTCCTCTCTGTCGTCGCCCTCTACGACGTCTCACAGGCGGCGTTCTGGAACAACGTCCTCGTCGGCAGCGTCGTCGTCCTCGCGGCCGGCTACAACTACTACCGCGTCGTCAACGACATCCCGCTCAGCGTCGGCGTCTCGGGGCTGGTCGCCCTGCTGGGCATCTGGTTGATCGTTTCGCCTGCGCTCCTCGAGATGCAGGCGGGACTGGGGCTGACGACGAGTCCGTTCTGGAGCACGCTCGGCTCCGGGCTGCTCATCGCGGCGCTGGCCGGTTACAACGCGTACGACGCTCGGGACGCGCGACGCGTCGCGACCGAGTCCTCGCGCGTCTGA
- a CDS encoding mechanosensitive ion channel family protein has product MSSLLLSLSDPVGVAILEGIADLVDVSWLLAILAVIAAWFGSRLLSERLRPRLEERVLRPSTANAVLLGARIAVVAYAFVPIAGLLGFRPQSVFLSFTVISLVLGAVLAPVGRSYISGLFILVHRPYEVGDMIELVDREERGYVDDITLGYTRVYTLENSFLVIPNETMRDRDIRNLSAEDERSRLSLEVCVTYEGDLDRACELLERAARDVDGVIGGGPPIRVGRSKFPAGPKAFVREFADHGILIDLKCWIEAPYLPLKVRSAIHRRAWDAFEGEDVEIAYPHTHHVFDETSGRMGVDVNSPARESSPERGYGVDRSADAGREADGGSRADSSRPRERSPESGWSLDRSGERTADRGRPERLEEPDERPTD; this is encoded by the coding sequence GTGTCGTCGCTACTACTGTCGCTTTCCGACCCCGTCGGTGTCGCGATTCTCGAAGGTATCGCCGATCTCGTGGACGTTTCCTGGCTGCTCGCGATTCTCGCGGTGATCGCCGCGTGGTTCGGCTCGCGGCTGCTCTCCGAGCGGCTCCGACCCCGACTCGAAGAGCGCGTGCTCCGGCCGTCGACCGCTAACGCGGTCCTGCTGGGCGCTCGCATCGCCGTCGTCGCCTACGCGTTCGTCCCCATCGCCGGCCTGCTCGGCTTCCGTCCCCAGAGCGTCTTCCTTTCGTTTACCGTCATCTCGCTCGTCCTCGGCGCGGTGCTCGCGCCGGTCGGCCGCAGCTACATCAGCGGCCTCTTCATCCTCGTCCACCGCCCCTACGAGGTCGGCGACATGATCGAACTCGTCGACCGCGAGGAGCGCGGCTACGTCGACGACATCACGCTGGGCTACACGCGAGTCTACACCCTCGAGAACTCGTTTCTGGTCATCCCCAACGAGACCATGCGCGATCGCGACATCCGAAACCTCTCCGCCGAGGACGAACGCAGCAGACTCTCGCTCGAGGTCTGTGTCACCTACGAGGGCGACCTCGATCGGGCCTGTGAACTGCTCGAGCGCGCCGCTCGAGATGTCGACGGCGTCATCGGCGGCGGCCCGCCGATCCGCGTCGGTCGGTCGAAGTTTCCGGCGGGTCCGAAGGCGTTCGTCCGCGAGTTCGCCGACCACGGCATCCTGATCGATCTCAAGTGCTGGATCGAGGCACCCTATCTCCCGTTGAAGGTTCGATCCGCGATCCACCGACGAGCGTGGGATGCCTTCGAGGGGGAGGACGTCGAAATCGCCTATCCCCACACCCACCACGTCTTCGACGAGACGAGCGGTCGGATGGGGGTGGACGTGAACTCGCCGGCCCGCGAGTCGTCACCCGAACGCGGATACGGGGTCGACCGCAGCGCTGATGCCGGTCGCGAAGCCGATGGCGGTAGCAGGGCCGACAGCAGCCGGCCGCGCGAACGCAGCCCCGAGTCAGGGTGGTCGCTCGATCGGTCGGGAGAGCGAACCGCCGACCGCGGCCGGCCGGAGCGACTCGAGGAACCGGACGAACGGCCCACCGACTGA
- a CDS encoding SRPBCC family protein — MRLDIRYDSPGGALSDGAMQRLGVVPESLAGTVLDRFKRLAETGEIPSLETNPSGRGKGDRF, encoded by the coding sequence TTGCGACTCGACATTCGGTACGACTCGCCGGGTGGGGCGCTCAGTGACGGCGCGATGCAACGCCTCGGGGTCGTTCCGGAGAGTCTGGCGGGCACCGTCCTCGATCGGTTCAAGCGCCTCGCGGAGACCGGCGAGATTCCGTCGCTCGAGACCAACCCCTCCGGTCGCGGGAAGGGAGATCGCTTCTGA
- a CDS encoding AtzH-like domain-containing protein: MSEGLEPVVRDYYDALRNGDPLEPYFLADESTVKFGISEALFGYDEVSEALQEQTETTAEWTVESRSLTVTGRDGAATFADEVTMAWTDAQSGERRRFETRWSGTLVRPEEKPTQAGEHEWQFATMHVSTAGDL, encoded by the coding sequence ATGAGTGAAGGTCTCGAACCCGTCGTCCGCGACTACTACGACGCGCTCCGGAACGGCGATCCCCTCGAGCCGTACTTCCTCGCCGACGAGTCGACGGTGAAGTTCGGCATCAGCGAGGCGCTGTTCGGCTACGACGAGGTGAGCGAGGCGCTGCAGGAACAGACCGAGACGACGGCGGAGTGGACCGTCGAGAGCCGATCTCTCACCGTGACGGGCCGAGACGGGGCCGCCACGTTCGCCGACGAGGTGACGATGGCCTGGACGGACGCCCAAAGCGGCGAGCGCCGGCGATTCGAGACGCGCTGGAGCGGAACGCTGGTTCGGCCCGAAGAGAAACCAACGCAGGCGGGCGAGCACGAGTGGCAGTTCGCCACGATGCACGTCAGCACGGCCGGCGACCTATGA
- a CDS encoding zinc-dependent metalloprotease — MNLYRSARAVAGASGDDVIDWQSAADAAKAVTDPGSLELEPGEREAYARDVRDAREAVRTVADVEFDVPDTVEIQNRHHWIDANIATFERVMGTLENQFQTGAFPGVARTVNTGTMTVLLAFLGRNVLGQYDPLLLAENPEESHALYFVRPNILNAADKLDVDADRFRRWIAFHEVTHAAEFGAAPWLSDHLEARMEDGIAALSDGSFDRNAFRDLDAAMTVVEGYAELLMDHAFDGEYEDLRRKLDARRQGRGPLQKLFRRLLGLGLKERQYQRGKHFFETVVTGHGLETATLVWEGPEMLPTQDELDDPTLWLQRIDR; from the coding sequence TAATCGACTGGCAGTCGGCCGCCGACGCCGCGAAGGCGGTGACCGATCCCGGCTCGCTCGAGCTCGAGCCGGGCGAGCGCGAGGCCTACGCACGCGACGTTCGCGACGCGCGGGAGGCCGTGCGAACGGTGGCGGACGTCGAGTTCGACGTTCCCGACACCGTCGAGATCCAGAACCGCCACCACTGGATCGACGCCAACATCGCGACGTTCGAACGCGTCATGGGGACCCTCGAGAACCAGTTTCAGACCGGCGCATTCCCCGGCGTCGCCCGGACCGTCAACACGGGGACGATGACCGTCCTCCTCGCCTTCCTCGGCAGGAACGTGCTCGGTCAGTACGACCCGCTCTTGCTCGCCGAGAACCCCGAGGAGAGCCACGCGCTGTACTTCGTTCGCCCGAACATCCTCAACGCCGCCGACAAACTCGACGTCGACGCCGACCGCTTCCGCCGCTGGATCGCCTTCCACGAGGTCACCCACGCCGCGGAGTTCGGCGCCGCACCGTGGCTATCGGACCACCTCGAGGCGCGCATGGAAGACGGTATCGCCGCGCTCTCGGACGGCTCGTTCGACCGGAACGCCTTCCGCGACCTCGACGCCGCGATGACCGTCGTCGAGGGTTACGCGGAACTCCTGATGGACCACGCCTTCGACGGCGAGTACGAGGACCTGCGCCGGAAACTGGACGCGCGCCGACAGGGTCGCGGCCCGCTCCAGAAGCTGTTCCGCCGGCTGCTCGGGCTCGGACTCAAGGAACGACAGTACCAGCGCGGAAAGCACTTCTTCGAGACGGTCGTCACGGGCCACGGACTCGAGACCGCGACACTCGTCTGGGAGGGCCCCGAGATGCTGCCGACGCAGGACGAACTCGACGATCCGACGCTCTGGCTCCAGCGCATCGATCGATAG